A window of Plasmodium relictum strain SGS1 genome assembly, organelle: plastid:apicoplast genomic DNA:
TATTAATTTAGGTACTATAGGTCATGTAGATCATGGTAAAACAACATTAACTACAGCTATATCTTATTTATTAAATATACAAGGATTATCAAAAAAATATAATTATTCAGATATAGATTCAGCACCAGAAGAAAAAATAAGAGGAATAACAATAAATACAACACATATAGAATATGAAACTTTAACTAAACATTGTGCTCATATAGATTGTCCAGGTCATTCGGATTATATAAAAAATATGATTATAGGAGCTACTCAAATGGATGTTGCAATTTTAGTAATATCAATAATAGATGGTATAATGCCTCAAACATATGAACATTTATTATTAATAAAGCAAATAGGAATAAAAAATATAATTATTTTTTTAAATAAAGAAGATTTATGTGATGATATTGAATTAATTGATTTTATTAAATTAGAAATTAATGAATTATTAACTAAACATAATTTTGATTTAAATAATATAAAAATATTAACTGGATCTGCTTTAAATGTAATAAATATAATACAAAAAAATAAAAATTACGAATTAATTAAATCAAATATATGGATACAAAAATTAAATAATTTAATTTATGAAATAGATAAAATACAAATATTATCTAGAAAAATAAATGATTATTTTTTAATGCCTATAGAAGATGTATTTTCAATAACAGGTAGAGGTACTGTAATTACAGGAAAAATTGAACAGGGATGTGTAAATTTAAATGATGAAGTAGAAATTTTAAAATTTGAAAAATCTTCTATTATAACTACTGTAATAGGATTAGAAATGTTTAAAAAACAATTAATACAAGCTCAATCAGGAGATAATGTAGGTATTTTATTAAGAAATGTACAAAAGAAAGATATAAAAAGAGGTATGGTTTTAACAAAACCTAATAAATTAATAGTTAATAAATCTTTTATTTCTGAAACTTATATTTTAACAAAAGAAGAAGGAGGACGTCATAAACCTTTTGGTATAGGATATAAACCTCAATTTTTTATTCGTACAGTAGATGTAACTGGAGAAATAAAAAATATATATTTAAATAATAAAATTCAAAAAATAGCTATACCTGGTGATAAAATAACTTTACATGTAGAATTAAAACATTATATTGTATTAACTTTAAATATGAAATTTTCAATAAGAGAGGGTGGAAAAACTATAGGGGCAGGTATTATAGTACAAATTATAAATTAATTATATAATAATGATAAAGAATAATAATTTATTAAATAAAATTTTAGAAAAAAAAATATTTAGAATTTTTAAATATTTTAATATATATTATTATCGTTTATTTATTTGGATTTATATAATTATTTTAGTATTTATTTTAATAAATAAAAAAAAATATTTAATATATATTAAATATAAATATTTAATAAATTTTTTATTTATAATTTTATTATTAAATAAATGTCAAAAATCAGATTTGAACTGATAACACACGGATCTTCAATCCGTTGCTCTACCATTAAGCTATAATGACTTTATACATTTATATTATAGAATATAACCAAACGGTTAAGGTAATGAATTTTGATTTCATTAATATAGGTTCAAATCCTATTATTCTAATTATATGAATATAATTTAATGATAAAATACAATTTTACCAAAATTGTTATAAGAGTTTAAATCTCTTTATTCATATATATATTTTAAAATTATGTCTTTAATTTAATGTTAAAATATAAATCTCCAAAATTTATAAATAAAGGTTAGAATCCTTTAAGACATGTATATAATAATATATGAGTTATTTTAATATGATTATTTTATATAAATATAAATTTTTAATAAAAAATAATAAAATAAATTTAAATTCAATTTTAAATTTGAAATTTAAAATGTATAATATTAATATACAAATATTAAATAATAAAATATTAGAATATATTAATAAATATAAAATAAATTTATTTATAATTTATATTTATTCTGATAAAACTTTTAAAATTTTATATAATTATACTATATTTTATTTATATAAAAAATTTAATAAATTAAATATAAAAATTTTCATATATAAAATATTATTATATAAAAAAATACAATTATTTTATTATAATATATATCAATTAATATATATTATATATAATAATGTAAAAAAATATTTTAAAAAAAATAAAAATAAATAACATGATATTAAATAATATTTATTGTACTAAAGAATTAATAATAATTTTTATTAAAGCAGAATATTTAGCATTAAAATATAATAATTATTTTATAATGCCTATTCATTTAATATTAAGTTTATTATTAACAAATAATTTATGTACAAAATTATTGCAAATAAATAAAAATTTAATAAATAAAAAATTAATAAAATTTTTATTAAATAAATATAAATATATTAATAAAAATATTATAAATACAATTTATTCTAATAAAATTATTAATATATTAAAAACATTAAATAATTTTAATTTTAAAATAAATTCTTTTAGTTTATTACTAATATTATTAAATGAAAATAATTCAGATATAAATTATTTATTAAAATATTTAAATATAAATTTTAAAAATTTATATTTAACTTATATAAATAACAATATATTCCCTAAAATAATAAAAGAAAAATTAAATGAAATTTTTCATAATAATTTAAATAATATATATAAATCTAATATAAATTTTTATAAAAAACAATATATACAATTATTGCAAATTTTAAATTTAAAAATTAAAAAACACATAATATTATTAGGAGATGAAAAAAATATATTATCATTTATTCAATTATTTATAAAAAATATAAATAATAAAATAGTTCCTATATATTTACAATATACTGAAGTATGGATATTAAAAGATTTTTTAAATTATGATATTCAATATTTAATATCTAAAATATTAAATATATCTAAATTTTTTATAAATAATAAATATAAATTAATTTTAATTATAAAAAATATTGAATTATTTTATATAGAAAATAATGATAATAAAATAAATAATAAATTAAATTATTTATATTTATTATTAGAAAAAATAAATAAATATAATATACATATTATAATTATTACAGATAAAAATAAATATAATTATTATTTTAAAGATAATATAAAAAATTTATTCTTTTATAATATTGAAATAAAAGAATTATCTATTTTACAAACATTTTTAATAATAAAAAATAATATAAATTATCATAAAATAAATATTAATAATTATTTTATATATGAATTAATAAATTTAAGTAAAAAATATATAAAAGAATCTATTTTACCTATAACACCTTTAATTATATTTGAAAATTTATATTCAAAAAAATATTTAATAACACATAAAATTAAATATTTAAATTTAAATTATTTATTTACTAAAAAAATAAATTTATATAATAATAAATTAACAATAGAAGATATTAAAAATTCAATAGCTGATTATTTAAATATATCAAAAATAAAATTATTTAAAAATAATAAAATAACTATACAAGATTTTAAAAAATTAGAAATTAATTTATATAAAAATATACATGGTCAAAATCATATATTTAATAAAATTTTACCTTCTATAAAACAAAATTTATTAGGATTAAAATCTAAAAATAAACCAATTGGTAGTTGGATTTTATGTGGACCAAGTGGAACAGGTAAAACTGAATTAGCAAAAATATTAGCCAAACAATTATTTGGTTCAGAAACAGAATTAATAAGATTTGATATGAGTGAATATATGGAAAAACATTCTATCTCTAGATTAATTGGTTCTCCACCAGGTTATATAGGTTATTCAGAAGGAGGACAATTAACAGAACAAGTATATAAAAAACCATATACAATAATTTTATTTGATGAAATTGAAAAAGCTCATCCTGATATATATAATATAATGTTACAAATATTAGATGAAGGTAGATTAACTGATACTACTGGTAAATTAATAGATTTTACAAATACTATAATTTTATTAACTAGTAACTTAGGATGCCCTAAAAATTATGATATGTATTTAAAAAATAAAAATTATTTATCAAATTTTGATTTAGAACAAATAAATAAAAATATAAAATTAAGTATTAATAATTATTTTAAACCAGAATTATTAAATAGATTAACTAATATATTAATTTTTAATCCTTTAAATATAAATAATTTATTATTAATTTTTAATAAATTTATACAAGAATTAAAAATAAAATTAAATCTAAATAAAATAAATATTAATATATGTATACATAATAAAATTAAATATATCTTAACTAAAATATCATATAATCCTTTATATGGAGCTCGTCCTTTAAAAAGAATATTAGAATTAATATTTGATAAATCTATAAGTGATTTATTATTAATTTATAATAAACATTATTTTTTACAAAATAAATATATATTATATTATTATTTAAATAAATATTATAATTTAAGTTATAATATTTATTTATCATAAATATTTTAACAAATATAGTTTAATAGGTAAAACATTAATTTTCCAAATTAAAATTATGGATTCAATTTCCATTATTTGTATTATATTTAATAATAAATATTATAAAAATGAAAAAAATTTATTTATATTCTAAATCTAATAAAACAAAATATAAAACTTATAAAATAAATCTAATTATTAAAAATAATATTATTAAATTAGGAATTTATAATCCTAATTTAAATATAATATCTTGTATATATTATATATTATTGAAATATTTAAAATATGGTTTTATTTTAAATAAAAATATATTAAAAATTTTATTATATAATATAAAAAAAAATAATTAAGAGAAATGACAGAGAGGTTTATTGTATTTGATTTGAGATCAAAAAAATATTTTATATTTCATGGGTTCGAATCCCATTTTCTCTTTATCATTTTATATATAATAAATAATAAAAATATGATATTTAATTTTTATTCTAAATTAAAAAAAAATTTTTTATTAAAAAAATTTAAAAATATACAAATAAAAAAATATAAAATTAATAAAAATATATATATAAAAAAATTAAATATTTTATTAAAAAGTAAAAATTCAAATTTATTTATTTATAATATAATAAATTATAATTATAAAAATATAAAATTATTATATATAATAATTAATAAATATAATCTATTTTTATTTAAAATAATACATTTTTGGTATACATTATTATACTATAAAATAAATCATAATTATATAAATATAATAAAAATAATATTTACATATTTTTAATTTTACTATGAATAATTGATGTATATATTATTTTATATATTAATTTTAAAGAGTTATAATTATTATAATTACCTAATATTTTAATATTTATATTACTTGAATCTAAACTTAAATTTATAAAACTTATTAAAATTAATTTTAATTTTAAAATTTCTTTTAAAATTAAATTATTAGTATAATTTGTCAAAAATATATATCTAGGTAAATTAAACATAAATTTAATACCTATAAATTTTAAATATAATTTATTATAAATAATATTTAAAATATTAATACATTTTCTAGATAATATATTAATAAAATATTTATTATTTAATATAATATGTAACCATAAAAAAATTATAATTTTTTTCTTAAATATATACCAATTAGTCAATAATCCAGGTATCCATTTATTAATATAATAATTTTTTGTTAAATTACATATTTTAATTATAAAATTTGATATTAAATTATTATTATTTATAAATAAAATTTTTTTATTTATAAAAAATATATTATAAATATATAAATATAATTTATATAAATATATAGCTATTAAAGTAAAATTTAATATACAATTATTATACTTAATTTTATAAATAAATTTATAATTATTTATATGTATATTATTAATATTATTTCCTATATAAATTTTAGATTTTAATAAATCTTTAAAAGTAATAAACATAATTTTTATTTAATTTAATTATTGAGTAAAATATCTATACCATCCATTACCTATAGGTAATAAATCAGTCATTATGATTTTAGATTTTATATCTAT
This region includes:
- the TUFA gene encoding elongation factor Tu, putative, producing MNNKIFIRNKQHINLGTIGHVDHGKTTLTTAISYLLNIQGLSKKYNYSDIDSAPEEKIRGITINTTHIEYETLTKHCAHIDCPGHSDYIKNMIIGATQMDVAILVISIIDGIMPQTYEHLLLIKQIGIKNIIIFLNKEDLCDDIELIDFIKLEINELLTKHNFDLNNIKILTGSALNVINIIQKNKNYELIKSNIWIQKLNNLIYEIDKIQILSRKINDYFLMPIEDVFSITGRGTVITGKIEQGCVNLNDEVEILKFEKSSIITTVIGLEMFKKQLIQAQSGDNVGILLRNVQKKDIKRGMVLTKPNKLIVNKSFISETYILTKEEGGRHKPFGIGYKPQFFIRTVDVTGEIKNIYLNNKIQKIAIPGDKITLHVELKHYIVLTLNMKFSIREGGKTIGAGIIVQIIN
- the ORF78 gene encoding probable protein, unknown function, producing MIKNNNLLNKILEKKIFRIFKYFNIYYYRLFIWIYIIILVFILINKKKYLIYIKYKYLINFLFIILLLNKCQKSDLN
- the ORF129 gene encoding probable protein, unknown function, which gives rise to MIILYKYKFLIKNNKINLNSILNLKFKMYNINIQILNNKILEYINKYKINLFIIYIYSDKTFKILYNYTIFYLYKKFNKLNIKIFIYKILLYKKIQLFYYNIYQLIYIIYNNVKKYFKKNKNK
- the CLP gene encoding molecular chaperone, putative, coding for MILNNIYCTKELIIIFIKAEYLALKYNNYFIMPIHLILSLLLTNNLCTKLLQINKNLINKKLIKFLLNKYKYINKNIINTIYSNKIINILKTLNNFNFKINSFSLLLILLNENNSDINYLLKYLNINFKNLYLTYINNNIFPKIIKEKLNEIFHNNLNNIYKSNINFYKKQYIQLLQILNLKIKKHIILLGDEKNILSFIQLFIKNINNKIVPIYLQYTEVWILKDFLNYDIQYLISKILNISKFFINNKYKLILIIKNIELFYIENNDNKINNKLNYLYLLLEKINKYNIHIIIITDKNKYNYYFKDNIKNLFFYNIEIKELSILQTFLIIKNNINYHKININNYFIYELINLSKKYIKESILPITPLIIFENLYSKKYLITHKIKYLNLNYLFTKKINLYNNKLTIEDIKNSIADYLNISKIKLFKNNKITIQDFKKLEINLYKNIHGQNHIFNKILPSIKQNLLGLKSKNKPIGSWILCGPSGTGKTELAKILAKQLFGSETELIRFDMSEYMEKHSISRLIGSPPGYIGYSEGGQLTEQVYKKPYTIILFDEIEKAHPDIYNIMLQILDEGRLTDTTGKLIDFTNTIILLTSNLGCPKNYDMYLKNKNYLSNFDLEQINKNIKLSINNYFKPELLNRLTNILIFNPLNINNLLLIFNKFIQELKIKLNLNKININICIHNKIKYILTKISYNPLYGARPLKRILELIFDKSISDLLLIYNKHYFLQNKYILYYYLNKYYNLSYNIYLS
- the ORF105 gene encoding hypothetical protein; translated protein: MIFNFYSKLKKNFLLKKFKNIQIKKYKINKNIYIKKLNILLKSKNSNLFIYNIINYNYKNIKLLYIIINKYNLFLFKIIHFWYTLLYYKINHNYINIIKIIFTYF
- the RPS2 gene encoding apicoplast ribosomal protein S2, putative encodes the protein MFITFKDLLKSKIYIGNNINNIHINNYKFIYKIKYNNCILNFTLIAIYLYKLYLYIYNIFFINKKILFINNNNLISNFIIKICNLTKNYYINKWIPGLLTNWYIFKKKIIIFLWLHIILNNKYFINILSRKCINILNIIYNKLYLKFIGIKFMFNLPRYIFLTNYTNNLILKEILKLKLILISFINLSLDSSNINIKILGNYNNYNSLKLIYKIIYTSIIHSKIKNM